A genomic segment from Malus domestica chromosome 05, GDT2T_hap1 encodes:
- the LOC114825155 gene encoding uncharacterized protein: MDLTDDALGYCLLRPNGLMGSLDDESGPADASVVSRARSHGGKAKTNFPTPTKLHLDAVNIANMNNAAKLAATTNISNSHSSTVESSSLPSPRPLDLTLKTPLLSTDSGYFTAASGFRLLPASRELSFRERSPRETCRFDHPPSPTKHPHIFLPDQVCSSFM, translated from the exons ATGGACCTGACGGACGATGCGCTTGGATATTGCTTACTGCGACCAAATGGACTCATGGGCTCATTAGATGATGAGTCTGGACCTG CTGACGCCAGCGTGGTGTCGAGGGCAAGGAGCCACGGAGGCAAGGCAAAGACCAACTTCCCCACCCCCACTAAGCTCCATCTCGACGCCGTCAACATCGCCAACATGAACAATGCCGCCAAATTAGCTGCGACGACGAACATCAGCAACAGCCACAGCAGCACCGTGGAGTCCTCCTCCTTGCCGTCTCCGCGCCCGCTCGACCTCACTCTCAAAACCCCCCTCTTGTCCACCGACAGCGGCTACTTCACTGCTGCGAGCGGCTTCCGCCTGCTTCCCGCTTCCCGGGAATTATCCTTCCGCGAAAGATCCCCCCGCGAAACTTGTAGGTTCGACCACCCCCCCTCCCCCAcgaaacatccccatattttccTTCCGGACCAAGTTTGTTCCTCTTTTATGTAA